The sequence ACCcttccgaccttcaaaataccgaCCACACGTTAATCGTCGCGTTTTGAAcagttattggccattaccgatcaactttggtcgatttttttggaCGGGATTTCCTGTTATAACTTAACATAtgatttttttcttcattttctttgtttgtctACCTGCGAATATTCTCACGAAAATATACTTGCCGATTTATTTCTCTACTAATATATGTTAAAGTTACTGACCAATTTAATAATGCTActaatatattttgaaaattaacgttaagaaaaaattaaatatatgaatatattataaaaataataaataaaataatattaagttattttatttataaaataaaatacatagttaaaaatatattatatagtatataatatagaagataTTACATAAATATGAAGGTTTATATAatatcaaggaaataatagacttttcaagtaaaaatgtgacttttgtgataattagagcaaagtaaaatgatttttgtgtaacaaaagagaGAAAAGTGACTGTAATGAATACtaaattgaatgatttttatgtaacaaaaaaaaagtaactttTGGGTAACAAACACAAAAATTCAGTGACCATGAATAAAATTATCTCTAAATTTGACTGAACCTGTAAACTACTCACTCGACAAGCGAAATATATCATCTAATTAATTTGAAACGGTGGGAGTATACTCCGTCCTTAATTTTCTTATACTATTAGATCACCTAAATTAGGTAAATAATTTGTTGTAACTAAATTACATTAATAATGCAAAAATTCTCTATATTAACAAAtgcaatataaaaataaaattacttaAACACTATAAAAAGTGCATTTCCTGGGTCACTACGCTCCCATATTTCCTTAAATAATTGCACTTTCCATTGTATCTTTCTTGAATTCTCTTCAATTCCCTTCTATACATAGAGACTAAACTCGACATATTTCACTAACTCTCATCTTCCACCTACTATTCAAATCCTATACATTCAAATATCTCCAGGTACCAAAGAATATAATCTAAATTCTGTAACAATATATGTATTAATGACGAGTTCAGAGAAGAAACTAGCAAACGTCGTAGGTGCAAAGACGGCGAGAGCTTGTGATAGTTGCATAAGGAAAAGGGCACGTTGGTATTGTGCAGCAGACGATGCTTTCTTATGTCAAACTTGTGATTCTTCTGTTCATTCAGCCAATCCTTTGGCCCGTAGGCACGAAAGGGTTCGTCTTAAAACAGCATCTCTTAAATCATCAGATTCGGAAAATTCAGCCTCGGTGCCATCTTGGCACCGTGGATTTACTCGAAAAGCTCGTACACCAAGGATTGGTAAGAATTCAGGAAGTATTAAAAACCCTATCCAGCTTATCGTCCCAGAGATATCAAGTGATGAGAATTCACAAGATGAAAACGAAGAGCAACTCCTTTATCGTGTCCCTATTCCCGACCCCTTCGTAGCCGATGAATATTCTAAAGATCAGATGAAAAGTGATTTTAATGATGATCATATGAATAAGTTTCATGGGATGCTTAATATTCCATCTGAAATGGAGCTAGCAGAATTTGCAGCAGACGTTGAAAGTTTATTAGGGAAAGGACTAGATGATGAGGAGTCATTTAATTACATGGAATTAGGGTTAGGGTTTTTGGAGAAACATGATGATTCAATGGGTTGTTTTTTGGTTGATGAGAAAATTAAGGTTGAAAATGAAGGAGAAATGGAAGTTGTAATGGATAATACTAATTATAATCAAGTTGATTATTCAGATACGTTTGATCTCAAATTCGACTGTGATTCACCGGTTATTACCTTAGAAGAAGATGATAAAGGTGAAGCTGGGGAGATAATTATGCAGGATAGTACTAATGATGGTCTAATTGGTGATAGTAAAAATAATAAGATTTTGCTAAATCTTGATTATGGAGGTGTTTTAAATGCTTGGGCTGATCAAAGGTCTCCTTGGACAACCGGCGAGCGACCTCAAGTAGATTCCAATGACTGCTGGCCAGTATGCATGGTATACTTCTTTCTCTTTAGACAAATATTTACTATTTACTTTTTCTGGCtgttatacataaattatatatttattatatatgattgtacatatattatatatataatatatagttttggctatttttagtttaagcggtcGAGTGAATGACTATTTAGGTTAAAATTGGCAAACACATGAACATGCGATTAATCTATACACTTATATAGGGTAAAAAAGCACATCAATTAAAGTAACTATGTATGTATAATAAGtgaaattaatctaaaaaattagGCAAATAATCTTTTGTAGTAAATTAAATTGTACTGATAATGCAAAGATTTCGTTGCAATACTGTTGGTAGATATTAGTTTAATCCTCTGAACATTGGTGAATATATTGTGTTAGATTCCCTTTTCTGACTACACAAGAAGGCCAGTACTTGCTTTGTTGTATAGTTTGCATTGCATGTATGAGCTATTAGAAGTAGAAATTTTCTAGACATTCTCATTCTTTCAAAGTGACATGCTAGAACTAATTAAA is a genomic window of Nicotiana tabacum cultivar K326 chromosome 16, ASM71507v2, whole genome shotgun sequence containing:
- the LOC107814123 gene encoding zinc finger protein CONSTANS-LIKE 16, whose protein sequence is MTSSEKKLANVVGAKTARACDSCIRKRARWYCAADDAFLCQTCDSSVHSANPLARRHERVRLKTASLKSSDSENSASVPSWHRGFTRKARTPRIGKNSGSIKNPIQLIVPEISSDENSQDENEEQLLYRVPIPDPFVADEYSKDQMKSDFNDDHMNKFHGMLNIPSEMELAEFAADVESLLGKGLDDEESFNYMELGLGFLEKHDDSMGCFLVDEKIKVENEGEMEVVMDNTNYNQVDYSDTFDLKFDCDSPVITLEEDDKGEAGEIIMQDSTNDGLIGDSKNNKILLNLDYGGVLNAWADQRSPWTTGERPQVDSNDCWPVCMGNCGQIHAYGDMEIMTGHGPMIDEGREARVLRYKEKRRTRLFSKKIRYEVRKLNAEMRPRMKGRFVKRTNFAPTPFPSLNR